Genomic DNA from Acidobacteriota bacterium:
TTGCGCTCGACGCCGTTGCTTCGGGGATAGCGAGCGGTGAGCAACGAGGCCACCGATGGCAGCGTCACCGAAGCTTGGGCGCCGGCATCCAGGTAGCGCACCGAGCGCGCCGCCAGCTGATCGAGGAAGGGCGACGTGTCCCGAGGGTAGCCGTGGTAGCCCAGATGGTCGGCGCGCAGGGTGTCGACGGTGATCAGGAGTAGATTCTCCGCCGTCTGCTCCGGGGAATGGCTCGGCGAGGGCTCCGGGGGGTGGAAGCCGCAGCTGATGAGGAGCAGGCTCGCGACCAGCAAGGCCAGGGCCGTCGGCCCTAGAACCCCCAGCTTCGAGTCCGGTCGAGTCGCCGGCAGTGGAGACCGGAGGGCTGGAATAGGAGGGCGCATGGCGGCGAGTCTCGCGGCGATCTTGTCGTAGGTATCGGGCCCCTCGCAAGCTTCCTCACCCCGGTCCGCGATTCAACGGGGCAGCTCAGCGGGGCAGTCCGGCGGCCTCCGAGGCGTAGCCGGTGAGCTCGACATAGCCTCGCCCCGTCACCGGCGAGCCGTCGGCGGCCGTGCCTTCGACCTCCACGGCTCCCTCCCAATAGCGCACCGCCAGCCGCAGCTCCTGGTTGGGGATCAGGGCGTTGATCTGCAGCTCTACGGGGAGCTCCAGTCCCAGTCCCGAGGACGAGCTGGAGATGTCGGTGGCATCCCCGGAGGGCGCGGCGAGGCGTAGCCGCCAGGCCACCGGATAGGTGGCGGTGCCGTCCGGGCTCTGCCAGCGTTCCAGTACCTCCAGCTCCATCGCCTCCGGCGGCAGCCGGTAGTGGCTGCCGTCGGGGGCCACCAGGGCCACGTCGTCGTAGGGGTCGGGCTCGCCGTCGCGCCGGCGCAGGCGGAAGAACATCAGCTCGGATCCACCGTTCTCTGGCCCGTCGAGCTGCAGCGAGAACCAATCCCAACCCTCCAAATCCGGTCCCAAGGCGCTGGTGCTCCACTCGCGGTCGAGCCAGCTGGTGGCCTCGACGGTGAAGCGCTCCTGCCCCAGGCGGAGGCTGCCAGCACCGGCGAGGCGGGTGTAGGAGTAGTAAT
This window encodes:
- a CDS encoding carotenoid 1,2-hydratase; amino-acid sequence: TEWWYFTGHLQAQDGRRFGYQLTFFRTALAPPGEMPLRSSAWATDQLYMAHFTVTDVESGRFYPFERFSRGALGLAGAQAEPFRVWLEDWSLESVDLSGADADGIWPLRLRASSVPSLSSPTGENGSEDDGPPITLDLQLHPEKPPVFQGEDGYSRKGPDPGNASYYYSYTRLAGAGSLRLGQERFTVEATSWLDREWSTSALGPDLEGWDWFSLQLDGPENGGSELMFFRLRRRDGEPDPYDDVALVAPDGSHYRLPPEAMELEVLERWQSPDGTATYPVAWRLRLAAPSGDATDISSSSSGLGLELPVELQINALIPNQELRLAVRYWEGAVEVEGTAADGSPVTGRGYVELTGYASEAAGLPR